The Erpetoichthys calabaricus chromosome 5, fErpCal1.3, whole genome shotgun sequence genome has a segment encoding these proteins:
- the LOC114652305 gene encoding granzyme A-like yields MLNRATLICCITALILQRIPGDDCAEIIGGEEVLNHSKPFMALLEGNGICGGALIYPKWVITAAHCIDASKTVRLGVHNRFAKDEKWEIRKVVKKVPHQCFDNITGMNDIMLLKLNKEVKPSKTISFLQMPKSSTDVKAGSTCNVAGWGITNNIKKTGSDVLRAVNVTVIDRMKCNSLDYYNFEPIITKDMLCAGTGSSKNSKRVDACKGDSGGPLLCNGEFRAITSFSHQCGLLKKPGIYTLLSKKYIEWIKKVTKSYL; encoded by the exons ATGATTGTGCTGAAATCATTGGAGGTGAAGAAGTACTGAATCATTCAAAGCCTTTCATGGCACTATTAGAAGGAAATGGAATTTGTGGAGGAGCATTAATTTATCCAAAGTGGGTTATAACAGCTGCACATTGCATTGATGC GAGCAAAACTGTGAGACTTGGAGTTCACAATCGCTTTGCTAAGGATGAAAAATGGGAAATTCGGAAAGTTGTAAAAAAAGTGCCTCACCAGTGCTTTGACAACATTACTGGAATGAATGACATCATGCTGCTTAAG CTGAATAAAGAAGTTAAACCAAGCAAAACAATCTCTTTCCTCCAAATGCCAAAGTCCAGTACAGACGTTAAAGCTGGAAGTACATGCAATGTGGCTGGCTGGGGAATcacaaacaacataaaaaaaactgGATCAGACGTTCTGAGAGCTGTCAATGTCACAGTTATCGACAGAATGAAATGCAATAGCTTGGATTACTACAATTTTGAACCCATCATAACCAAAGACATGCTCTGTGCTGGCACTGGCAGTAGCAAAAATTCAAAACGAGTAGATGCTTGCAAG GGGGATTCTGGGGGCCCACTTCTCTGCAATGGAGAATTCAGAGCGATTACATCTTTTTCTCACCAATGTGGCCTCTTGAAAAAACCTGGAATATATACACTGTTATCCAAGAAGTACATCGAATGGATCAAAAAAGTGACCAAATCTTATCTGTAA